GGTGGGGACTGGCCCGCGGAGCGGGCGCCGCCGGCCCCAACGCCCAAACGGGTTGTTTCGGCCTAGGGCCGGAAGTTCGTGAACTGGAGCGCGATCCCGAAGTCGTGTTCCTTGACGGCCCGGATCACGGCCTGGAGATCGTCCTTCTTCTTCCCCGTGATCCGCACCTGGTCCCCCTGGACCTGGCTCTGGACCTTCACGGAAAGCCCCTTCACGAACTTGGTCAGCTCGCGGGCCTTCTCGTCCGTGATCCCGTGGTTCACGTGCACGTTCATGCGGTAGGTTCCCCGGGCGGCCGGCTGGACCGGGCCGTTGGACAGCGCCTTCAGGGGGATCTCCCGGCGGACCATCTTCTCCTTCAGGACCTCCAGGGCCGCCTTCAGCCGGTCCTCGGTGGAGGAGCGGATCTCCAGGAGGTCCTCGTCGCGATCGACCATCGTCCCGGTGTTCTTGAAGTCGAACCGCGTGGCGACCTCGCGCCTGGCCTGGTCGAGCGCGTTCGAGACCTCGGCCATGTCGATCTCGGAGACGATGTCGAACGAGAAGGCATCCTTGGCCATGCCCGAGATACTACCGGCCGGCGGATCGGCGGTCCCAGCGAGGGCGCCGTGGATCCCCGGAAACGGTCAGGGCCTCCACGACCCAGGCAGCAGCGCCTCACCGTCGTGGGCGGTGAAGACGCGCTGCACGTCGGAGCCGTCGGCTCGCATGACGTACGTCGAGATGTTGGTGAACGCGCCGTTGGCCTGGATGGCGTGCTGCTGCTCCGGTGACGCGTCCCGGTCGCTGGCGAAAGCGATCCAGGACCCGTCCGGAGACCAGACAGGGAACGAATCGAACCCGGGCCAGCTCGTGAGCCGGCGTTCGTTCGAGCCATCCGCGTCCATCACATAGACGTCCTGCGCGTAATCCTCGAACTGGTCGCCGCGAGTGAAGAGGATCCGCGAGCCGTCCGGGGACCACGTCGCGAATTGCTCGTAGCCGCCCCCGTGGGTCAAAGGCACGAGGTCCGTTCCGTCGGGACGCACCGTGTAGAGGTCGAAGCCCTCCGCCCCGGTGGCGCCCCCGTTCGTCGCGGGACGCCCGGCCAGGAGGAGGTGCTGGCCGTCGGGGCTCCACGCGACTGACTGCCAGAAGCCCTCGATGACCAGGGCATTCCCCGTGCCGTCGGCGCTGACCACGTAGGCGCCGGTCGCTCCC
This is a stretch of genomic DNA from Actinomycetota bacterium. It encodes these proteins:
- a CDS encoding YajQ family cyclic di-GMP-binding protein gives rise to the protein MAKDAFSFDIVSEIDMAEVSNALDQARREVATRFDFKNTGTMVDRDEDLLEIRSSTEDRLKAALEVLKEKMVRREIPLKALSNGPVQPAARGTYRMNVHVNHGITDEKARELTKFVKGLSVKVQSQVQGDQVRITGKKKDDLQAVIRAVKEHDFGIALQFTNFRP